Within the Pseudorasbora parva isolate DD20220531a chromosome 15, ASM2467924v1, whole genome shotgun sequence genome, the region atagtgcattgtctgatcgttccctatcccctatttagagcactgtctgatcgtcccccttctcctatatagtgcactgtccgatcgttccctatctcctatatagtgcattgtctgatcgttccctatcccctatatagagcactgtctgaccgttccctatcccctatatagttcactgtctgatcgttccctatcccctatatagttcactgtctgatcgttccctatcccctatatagagcactgtctgatcgttccctatcccctatatagtgcactgtctgatcgttccctatcccctatatagttcactgtctaatcgttccctatcccctatatagtgcactgtctgatcgttccctatcccctatatagtgcactgtctgatcgttccctatcccctatatagagcactgtctgatcgttccctatcccctatatagttcactgtctgatcgttccctatcccctatatagttcactgtctgatcgttccttatcccctatatagagcactgtctgatcgttccctatcccctatttagagcactgtctgatcgtcccccttctcctatatagtgcactgtccgatcgttccctatctcctatatagtgcattgtctgatcgttccctatcccctatatagagcactgtctgaccgttccctatcccctatatagttcactgtctgatcgttccctatcccctatatagttcactgtctgatcgttccctatcccctatatagagcactgtctgatcgttccctatcccctatatagtgcactgtctgatcgttccctatcccctatatagttcactgtctaatcgttccctatcccctatatagtgcactgtctgatcgttccctatcccctatatagtgcattgtctgatcgttccctatcccctatatagtgcactgtctgatcgttccctatcccctatatagtgcactgtctgatcgttccctatcccctatatagtgcactgtctgatcgttccctatcccctatatagttcactgtctgatcgttccctatcccctatatagtgcactgtctgatcgttccctatcccctatatagttcactgtctgatcgttccctatcccctatatagtgcactgtctgatcgttccctatcccctatatagttcactgtctgatcgttccctatcccctatatagtgcactgtctgatcgttccctatcccctatatagtgcactgtctgattgttccctatcccctatatagagcactgtctgatcgttccctatcccctatatagtgcactgtgatcgttccctatcccctatatagagcactgtctgatcgttccctatcccctatatagtgcactgtctgatcgttccctatcccctatatagtgcactgtctgatcgttccctatcccctatatagtgcactgtgatcgttccctatcccctatatagagcactgtctgatcgttccctatcccctatatagtgcactgtgatcgttccctatcccctatatagagcactgtctgatcgttccctatcccctatatagagcactgtctgattgttccctatcccctatatagagcactgtctaatcgttccctatcccctatatagtgcactgtctgatcattccctatcccctataaagagcactgtctgatcgtcccccttcccctatatagtgcactgtctgatcgttccctatcccctatatagttcactgtctgattgttccctatcccctatatagttcactgtctgatcattccctatcccctatatagtgcactgtctgatcgttccctatcccctatatagtgcactgtctgatcgttccctatcccctatatagttcactgtctgatcgttccctatcccctatatagttcactgtctgatcgttccctatcccctatatagtacactgtctgatcgttccctatcccctatatagtgcactgtctgatcgttccctatcccctatatagtgcactgtctgatcgttccctatcccctatatagttcactgtctgatcgttccctatcccctatatagtgcactgtctgatcgttccctatcccctatatagtgcactgtctgatcgttccctatcccctatatagttcactgtctgatcgttccctatcccctatatagtgcactgtctgatcgttccctatcccctatatagtgcactgtctgatcgttccctatcccctatatagtgcactgtctgatcgttccctatcccctatatagttcactgtctgatcgttccctatcccctatatagtgcactgtctgatcgttccctatcccctatatagtgcactgtctgatcgttccctatcccctatatagtgcactgtctgatcgttccctatcccctatatagttcactgtctgatcgttccctatcccctatatagtgcactgtctgatcgttttctatcccctatatagtgcactgtctgatcgttccctatcccctatatagtgcactgtctgatcgttccctatcccctatatagtgcactgtctgatcgttccctatcccctatatagtgcactgtctgatcgttccctatcccctatatagtgcactgtctgatcgttccctatcccctatatagtgcactgtctgaccgttccctatcccctatatagtgcactgtctgatcgttccctatcccctatatagtgcactgtctgatcgttccctatcccctatatagtgcactgtctgatcgttccctatcccctatatagtgcactgtctgatcgttccctgtcccctatatagtgcactgtctgatcgttccctatcccctatatagtgcactgtcagatcgttccctatcccctatatagtgcactgtctgatcgttccctatcccctatatagtgcactgtctgatcgttccctatcccctatatagagcactgtctgatcgttccctatcccctatatagtgcactgtcagatcgttccctatcccctatatagtgcactgtctgatcgttccctatcccctatatagagcactgtctgattgttccctatcccctatatagagcactgtctgatcgttccctatcccctatatagagcactgtctgatcgttccctatcccctatatagagcactgtctgatcgttccctatcccctatatagtgcacagtctgatcgttccctatcccctatatagtgcactgtctgatcgttccctatcccctatatagtgcactgtctgatcgttccctatcccctatatagttcactgtctgatcgttccctatcccctatatagtgcactgtctgatcgttccctatcccctatatagagcactgtctgatcgttccctatcccctatatagtgcacagtctgatcgttccctatcccctatatagtgcactgtctgatcgttccctatcccctatatagtgcactgtctgatcgttccctatcccctatataatagttaaattttatttataatgcacttttcattccaaagaatctcgaagtgcaacaatggaaaaggaaaaaaataacaaaaaataataaaaagtaaaaatatagaataaaacaatcaacacataaaagcctttctgaagAGAGAAGTCTTCAGTTCAGCTTTAAACTGGTCCAGGCTCTGTACTGCTCTCAGCTCACTGTGGTTCCAAAGCCGCGGTGCAGCCGAGCAGAAAGCTCGATctcctatcacacacacactctcacaaacacacacacactctctctctctctctcacacacacacacacacacctggtacGAAGCCTGGTGGTGGTGACTTGAAGCAGGTGGCCTGAAGATCTGAGGGGGCAGGTGGAGGATTTCAGACTGATGAGTTCCTGTAGATGGAGGTGCATATCCGgtgatgcatttatgtgtgagcaGGAGGATTTTGTAAATGATATAGATTATTATATGCCTTTCACCATGTTGAAAAAAGTACATGTGTGAACAAGTGAGTGATTTCATTTTCAGCCTTTGTTTATAATGTAGAGGGTGGGGCTTCAGATTccagagagcatttgattggacagaaaacctgatgagaagctgaagtgcagaTGGATGTCATGAAAGTCATTGATCGTTATTGGTGGACCTGCAGGAACTGGAGATTATACATTTTGAATTGTAATGTTTTGGAGCACATTAGCTTATAGAAAAACTTAAAGctaacattttcataaaaaagcCAAAAACGTACATTTTGATTTTCATCGTGACTTTAATacatgcatttgaaaatgcAGCATTTTGCAGTTTCAAGAACAACACATGAAAAGAGAGCTAAGATGGCAGTGTTAAATGATGATGTCTTTGTAAAGATCAGTAAGTGTTGCTCAAATGGTTTGATCCTTCATTGGTCACCAGCATTGAACAGTATTTGACCTCTCCACAGCCAATGAGATGTGAAGATCTTCATTTACGGGCGACGTCATAATTGTCCACAAACCAATCACTCGTCTCCTTGATGGCTGGAAAAAAGAAAAGCACCAATAATGAGTGTTCTTTTGACAACTAATGAAGAACATTTATCAAACGCTGAAGATTGCTCACCTGCTTTGAACGGTGTGAACTTGAAGTCTGGCAGGTATTTGCGTAGTTTGGCGTTACTGGCGGTTTTCTTGAACTGACCGTCTGCTTTACTAGTGTCATACTGGGAGCGCTTAGTTAAGGGTTAAAGGCTTAGTCAGCTCGGTCATTTTTCTCCTCCATTCAGCTCCTTATTTTGAGTTCCACAGAATCAAGATCGCCTTCAGATTTTCATAATTGAGAAGAGtaattgtttgtgtgtgaaagGATACAATCACGTCACCTTTGAACCCCAACGCTGCAACCACAGCGTCTGCAGCATCCTTTATGGACAACTCATCCTCCTCTCCGACtagagagaaagaaaacaaatgagCTCTTCAGATTCTATTTTCATCCTGTAACTTCCTGTTTAATCAGTCAAAACTGCAGGGATTGCTGGATTTCTTTATACATATAGGGATTGCGTGGAATTTATTGCTAGTCTCAGTTGTGGATTTTttttccgctcgagggcgccctctggctttcagtatgaattaaaaacttttgggtAATTAATACTAAGAAAATAATGctcaatacattttaaaacttaataaactttaaaaaagtataaatttgttggacaatccatgtttttcttcaatgtacaggagtttttttccctgacagtggatgcacaagaggttcatatttcatattaaagacagactttaagaataactccttaggcttagacctttctaatgttttttagtcataggctgtctgcatattaataagtaacccagcagttttttttgtgtaaaatgttttctgtaaaatattacaaaaataataataataattagtattagtattatattgttatatttattctgacatactcttttttatttgtaattatgaaaatgttattgtaatggtaagatttcttatttttaaaaatatttttagcagtaataataatcataataatttttattagtcatattaatataaaaacacaaaatgttatgtacacacacttttcatttgtaaaaaattataataactttaattaatttacaattaattaattaattaatttataattttacccagaataatcgcaattatatattttccccaaatcgtgcagccgtACTGGtgagattactttttttgtagTGTGGCTAGAGCTCGTCTGTCATATCCGAGTTACATGCTTTTACACAACAGTAGCAGGGAAAATTCTGTTTATAAATTTACAGTGATGAGTCGCATGATCAATCAAAGCTCATCACAAGCAGCTTTTCCATAAGTCAAGGACAATActaatatacaccgatcaggcataacattatgacagtgaataacactgattatctcttcatcacctgttagtgggtgggatatattaggcagcaagtgaacattttgtcctcaaagttgtgTTAGAAGttggaaaaatgggcaagcgtaaggatttgagcgagtttgacgagggccaaattgtgacggctagacgactgggtcagagcatctccaaaactgcagctcttgtgggctgttaccggtctgcagtggtcagtatctatcaaaagtgctccaaggaaggaccagtggagaaccggccacagggtcatgggcggccaaggctcattgatgaccgtggggagcgaaggctggcccgtggggtccgatcaaacagacgagctactggagctcaaactactccagaagttaatgctggttctgatagaaagctgtcagaatacacagagcatctcagtttgttgcgtatggggcggcatagccgctgaccagtcagggtgacctctgacccctgaccctgccgaaagcaccaacagtggcacgtgagcatcagaactggaccacggagcaatggaagaaggtggcctggtctgaggattcatgttttcttttacatcacgtggatggccgggtgtgtgtgtgtgtggcttacctggggaacacatggccccaggatgcactatgggaagaaggcgagccggcggaggcaggttgatgctttggccaatgttctgctgggaaaccttgggtcctccatccatgtggatgttactttgacacgctccacctacctaagcattgctgagaccatgttcagcctttcatggaaacggtattctggtggctgtggctcttccagcaggataatgctcttgacacaaagcacaaatgcttcaggaatggtttgaggagcacaacaaccagtgtgaggcgttgactcggcctccagattccccagatctcaatccaatcgagcatctgtgcgATCGagcgatccatggaggccccacctcacaacttacaggacttaaaggatctccTGCTAAGATCTtgatgccagataccacagcacaccttcaggggtctagaggagtccatgcctcgacaggtcagcaaaaggaggaccaacccaatattaggaaggtggtcataatgttatgcctcatTTGTGTAAATGTACATGTTTAATTATAGATGTATACTAGTGAGGTTCGTTCTCGTTACGCAGCaggtttgagcttctgcaagaggTTTGTTCATCAAGCAGGTTCAGTTGAGCTTCTGTATATCTTAGCTGATCAatgtatgtgaataaaagcctaaattaagtcaggagggacagaaagcttcGTCAaaaaaagatcttaatttgtgttccgaagatgaatgaaagtcttatgggtttggaacataGACcgtggaatgacatgagggtgagtaattaatgaaataatttgcatttttgtgtgaactatccctttaaatgtgacACGTTTTGAGTACCTGACAGAATGATGGGCTCCACCTCGTCATACTCTCTCAGAACCCACAGGAACAGACGAGCCAGATCCAGAGAGAAGATGAACTGCCGAACAGGCCGACCTGAACCCCAGACCTGCAGAGGTTTGCCTTCctctacaacacacacacacacacacacacacacacacacacacacacacacacacacacacacaatatgttTTCCATGTGAACAGAAATTAAGCTACAGATCAATGCTGCGTCCCTAtttgcctacttatactacgtcctaaatgTATGTGCTcgttttgtgaagaaaaagtacatacttttgagtgtgtagcagaagagtacgCAAGCTTTGGGACGTACTAGACCTACTTCCTCATCTTTAAAGGACTCTGTCGTTTAGTTACGAGCATCGCGTCAccgtttaaactgccctgtcaatcatcacaccgataaaatcctccacattcagtttaatctcctgccgtatcggagagaaatgtagccgctcgttgatctgccgtgtgtgtgtctttaatgcagagattctcctcgtgtgtttgcagtttaaatataatgacgcatttaaaagttaatggccaaacgtatcattacaaaagttcacaatactgctgcatgtgaaatataatgtggacaacactgaataaatatctcttcatcaggttaaatactgatagttggtcactcaaacctttatctaaacttctctacttaaccgtcggactggcacatccgccatgtttgtagttttgtaACAcgtccgcgtttgtagttctaatcgaatcctcgcccaactcgcaatgggttgtgggtaatatcagccgaTAGAGTGTGTGTCGATCCGCACTTCGAATTCTGACCGTAAATTGTAAACCATCCGGGTCTCTCTggcatactcttttcaacatactacgatttgggacactaattctattttcgaatactatttagtatggatagtatatGACTTGGGATGCAGGGCAAGTGTGCACTCAAGGTAATCTAGCTCTCGGAAAGCGTTcccccataggggcggccattgctaaccaagccatcacctgctgttagcatcccattgactcccattcatttttgcgtcactttgacagtgaataactttacatctgaggcgtttaaagactccatttgaccattgtttatttctaaagaaacacgacaatgtataaaaggctccgttaccttgtatcttacactatcgccccgcagaagctgtttttgtaaaaataggctaacgattgcgtcataaccaacgcgactctgtcgcacagttgagaaattaccgtatagacaggaggagacgctcagaagcaatctttgctgtctatgagacagtcggggggacgtggagacataacatctgataaagtcaagggagaagaatggagagaagcccatagtgagccaaaagcaacgggagaaaatatttaaacaacgtgattcagatttcactttccacaactactagaagacctacatctgtcagacaggaggctcacgtcacatctacgtcctcaagctcagtctgagccggcgcagttcgctcagccatcaggaagtgagtgctcctttactgacatcactttccgccgttgaagtcaatggcatagctctgtccatttcttttactgtctatgtgtGCACTACAcagaaaagtgaagccaaaacTTTTTGATCGCCCCCTGGTGGCTGCAATATAGGTTATAAAAGCTGCCCTCCGAATGGTATGGAAGCCCGTctccgccactaaataaaaaaataaaatgagtaATTGTGACTAtcacagaattctgactttttttctcagaattgcgagatataaagtccgaattctgatataaactcacaattgcgtgaaATAATCACAATtctgaatgagaaaaaaaaagttctgagataaaaagtcacagttactcatttaatttgttttattcagtggcggaaacgggcttccatagaaTGGCACGTgagccaaataaaaaaaaattccttgaATATGACTTCTGTCATTTCAGGTAGTTCTCACACTGACAtgctcaagtgttttttttttagttagttatttgatgctataaaaacggagTGTAACGTCAGGATTGACAGCTGTGATTGTGGGAGTATTTGGATGGATATTTTCCTTGATGTGATCTGTTCTGATTAGTTATAGACCCCtgtcttttaatatttttttttctttgtcttctccttcctttttttgtttttttgttctaCTTAATAAATTActcattctttttttatatattgatatccaaataaaataataataataataataataataataaataaatacaaaaaaccttGATACGGCAGTTCCACCTCAggatcgctactgcgcagactcaggcTTCAAATTATGTAATCGGTGCACAATGTCGGCAGCCATTTCTAGGATACTAtggcttaatttttttatgctCTGAATCCTTCCAGAAAGTTAAAGTGTCCCTCACTTTTAGCCAGATACGTCTTGTGGATCAGCCCCGGCAGCACGTGACCGTCCTCAATGCTGAAGTTGTCATGTGGTCCAAAAACATTGGTGGGGATGACGGCTGTGTATCGCAGACCATACTGCTGAAAACACGCCCTaatggacaa harbors:
- the LOC137042068 gene encoding GDP-L-fucose synthase-like — protein: MDGPVGAMRVLVTGGSGLVGRAIERVVNEGERREGEEWIFLSSKDANLMSAEETRSVFQKHRPTHVIHLAAMVGGLYRNMRQNLDFWRNNVFINDNVLQTAHEFGVVKVVSCLSTCIFPDKTSYPIDETMVHNGPPHESNFGYAYAKRMIDVHNRACFQQYGLRYTAVIPTNVFGPHDNFSIEDGHVLPGLIHKTYLAKKEGKPLQVWGSGRPVRQFIFSLDLARLFLWVLREYDEVEPIILSVGEEDELSIKDAADAVVAALGFKGDVIYDTSKADGQFKKTASNAKLRKYLPDFKFTPFKAAIKETSDWFVDNYDVARK